The proteins below are encoded in one region of Alistipes communis:
- a CDS encoding nucleoside 2-deoxyribosyltransferase domain-containing protein: MNRPATLLVLLLAGLLAGCGGGSRPTGIRAAETPADDVAEYQPRWRSHTVDSTQYRKVFLAGTIDMGRSADWQAALVARFRDSIGGRWLFFNPRRREFHASPAEMEYQVAWELAHLEAADLIVMNLLGDSRSPISLLEMGLYARSGKLFVACSPDYYRYDNVRITCRRYGVPLYDSLTALLDDLPQQSDE, translated from the coding sequence ATGAACCGCCCTGCAACCCTCCTCGTCCTCCTGCTGGCCGGACTGCTCGCCGGCTGCGGCGGCGGTTCCCGGCCGACCGGCATACGAGCCGCCGAAACGCCGGCCGACGACGTGGCCGAATACCAGCCCCGCTGGCGGTCGCACACGGTCGACTCGACGCAGTACCGCAAGGTCTTCCTCGCCGGCACGATCGACATGGGACGCAGCGCCGACTGGCAGGCGGCTCTCGTCGCCCGCTTCCGCGACAGCATCGGCGGCCGCTGGCTCTTCTTCAACCCCCGCCGTCGGGAGTTCCATGCCTCGCCGGCCGAAATGGAATACCAAGTCGCGTGGGAGCTGGCGCACCTCGAAGCGGCCGACCTCATCGTAATGAATCTGCTGGGCGACAGCCGCTCGCCGATCTCGCTGCTCGAAATGGGACTTTACGCCCGTTCGGGCAAGCTGTTCGTGGCGTGCAGCCCCGACTACTACCGCTACGACAACGTGCGCATCACCTGCCGGCGCTACGGCGTGCCGCTCTACGATTCGCTGACGGCACTGCTCGACGACCTGCCGCAACAAAGCGACGAATGA
- a CDS encoding glutaminyl-peptide cyclotransferase, whose translation MKPSLPILLLALATGCAGRRPAPSTTAAQAPVEPVQYTYVVKASYPHLTTSYTQGLYFDDGFLWEGTGQYGASAIQRLDLPTGRADVLVRLPQSEFGEGIARVKDRIYQLTWQNNTAHIYDAQTFEKLRDVRYAGEGWGLATDGETLYLSDGSEHIWEVDPATFRRGRKITVTAAGRPVQFLNELEWIEGKIWANVYTTDQIVIIDPATGTVEGVVDLAGLLPEEEITPVTDVLNGIAYDAATRRIFVTGKNWSRLFEIEIVKK comes from the coding sequence CGGCCGCACAGGCTCCCGTCGAACCCGTGCAGTATACCTACGTCGTCAAGGCGAGCTATCCGCACCTGACGACGAGCTACACGCAGGGGCTCTATTTCGACGACGGCTTCCTGTGGGAAGGCACCGGCCAGTACGGCGCCTCCGCGATTCAGCGGCTCGACCTCCCGACAGGTCGCGCCGACGTACTCGTCCGCCTGCCTCAGAGCGAATTCGGCGAGGGAATCGCCCGCGTAAAAGACCGTATCTATCAGCTCACGTGGCAGAACAACACGGCCCACATCTACGATGCACAGACGTTCGAGAAACTGCGCGACGTACGCTATGCCGGCGAAGGCTGGGGGCTCGCCACCGACGGAGAGACGCTCTATCTGAGCGACGGTTCGGAGCACATCTGGGAGGTCGATCCCGCCACGTTCCGGCGCGGACGCAAGATCACGGTCACGGCCGCCGGCCGCCCCGTGCAGTTCCTCAACGAACTGGAATGGATCGAAGGAAAGATCTGGGCCAACGTCTACACCACCGACCAGATCGTCATCATCGATCCCGCTACGGGGACGGTCGAAGGGGTCGTGGACCTCGCGGGACTGCTGCCCGAAGAGGAGATCACCCCCGTGACCGACGTACTCAACGGCATCGCCTACGACGCAGCCACGCGGCGCATTTTCGTCACGGGAAAGAATTGGAGCCGGTTGTTTGAAATCGAAATCGTCAAAAAATGA
- a CDS encoding M20 metallopeptidase family protein has product MADELDIIAFRRALHRRPELSFRETGTHDLIARTLDGLGIAHRTVARTGVLARIEGRGNLRRAVVLRADIDALPIREQADVAWRSLNDGVMHACGHDVHTAVLMGALQELNRSRDFEGTLLGLFQPGEECNPGGASLVLAEEPFADYDVRAVVGEHVEPSLEVGTFGFRAGKYMASSDELRFTVHGTGGHAALRNQLHDPVAAAAELVGGLLALNLPERVLSIGRIEADGATNVVPDDVRLEGTLRTFDEALRCASYDAIREIAASADRRYGTRTAVDIGRGYPCVVNDPALASLARSLAAERWQAVDLPLRTTAEDFGFYTHRYPSLFYRLGVGTASGKPHTSTFSPDEKAITTGIAFMQALALKLLNEK; this is encoded by the coding sequence ATGGCCGACGAGCTCGACATCATCGCTTTCCGCCGTGCGCTGCACCGCCGTCCCGAACTCTCGTTCCGCGAGACCGGGACGCACGACCTCATCGCCCGCACGCTCGACGGGCTGGGCATCGCCCACCGCACCGTCGCCCGCACGGGCGTCCTGGCACGCATCGAAGGCCGCGGCAATCTTCGTCGTGCGGTCGTCCTGCGCGCCGACATCGACGCGCTGCCGATCCGCGAACAGGCCGACGTGGCGTGGCGCTCGCTCAACGACGGGGTGATGCACGCCTGCGGCCACGACGTCCACACGGCCGTGCTGATGGGTGCCTTGCAGGAGCTCAATCGTTCGCGCGACTTCGAAGGGACGCTTCTCGGGCTCTTCCAGCCGGGCGAGGAGTGCAACCCCGGAGGCGCGTCGCTGGTGCTGGCCGAAGAGCCTTTCGCCGACTACGACGTGCGGGCCGTGGTAGGCGAGCACGTCGAACCGTCGCTCGAAGTGGGCACCTTCGGATTCCGCGCGGGCAAATACATGGCTTCGAGCGACGAACTGCGCTTCACCGTACACGGCACAGGAGGCCACGCCGCACTGCGCAATCAATTGCACGATCCCGTAGCCGCCGCCGCCGAACTCGTCGGCGGACTACTGGCCCTCAACCTGCCGGAGCGCGTCCTCTCGATCGGCCGCATCGAGGCCGACGGCGCGACGAACGTCGTCCCCGACGACGTCCGGCTCGAAGGGACGCTGCGCACCTTCGACGAGGCGCTGCGCTGCGCCTCCTACGACGCGATCCGCGAAATCGCCGCCTCCGCCGACCGCCGGTACGGCACACGGACGGCCGTCGACATCGGGCGGGGCTATCCCTGCGTGGTCAACGACCCCGCCCTCGCCTCGCTCGCCCGCAGCCTGGCTGCCGAGCGGTGGCAGGCCGTCGACCTGCCGCTGCGCACGACGGCCGAAGACTTCGGGTTCTACACCCACCGCTATCCGTCGCTGTTCTACCGGCTGGGCGTCGGCACGGCGTCGGGGAAACCGCATACATCGACCTTCTCGCCCGACGAGAAGGCCATCACCACGGGCATAGCCTTCATGCAGGCGCTGGCCCTCAAACTGTTGAATGAAAAATGA
- a CDS encoding methylenetetrahydrofolate reductase: MNVLDIIRETSARETTRFSFELLPPLKGDGTRSVFTTIEALREFDPAFINVTFHRESIKETLTPDGHIEWHRMRRRPGTVGISAAIRDRFGIEVVPHLICGGLSRYDIEDALIDMDFLGLHNVLALRGDCGPNERHFMPHPQGHSHAIDLVRQIAAMNRGEFVDGEVEECHHSKFSIGVAGYPEKHVDALDAESDLRHLKAKVDAGADYVMTQICYDADRILAFIGRCREAGIDVPVIPGVKPLSTLRQLTLLPETFAIELPEALYSEVRAHADRPEAIRRIGVEWAVDQCRRLKAAGVPVIHFYTMGRAENVRQIIKEVF, from the coding sequence ATGAACGTACTGGATATCATCCGCGAAACCTCCGCACGGGAGACGACCCGCTTCTCGTTCGAATTGCTGCCGCCGCTCAAAGGCGACGGCACCCGCAGCGTCTTCACCACGATCGAAGCCCTGCGCGAATTCGACCCCGCCTTCATCAACGTCACCTTCCACCGCGAGAGCATCAAGGAGACGCTTACCCCCGACGGCCACATCGAGTGGCACCGGATGCGGCGGCGTCCCGGCACGGTGGGCATCTCGGCCGCGATCCGCGACCGCTTCGGCATCGAGGTGGTGCCGCACCTGATCTGCGGCGGCCTGTCGCGCTACGACATCGAGGACGCGCTCATCGACATGGACTTCCTCGGGCTGCACAACGTGCTGGCGCTGCGCGGCGACTGCGGCCCCAACGAACGCCATTTCATGCCCCATCCGCAGGGGCACTCCCACGCCATCGACCTCGTGCGGCAGATCGCGGCGATGAACCGCGGCGAGTTCGTCGACGGCGAAGTGGAGGAGTGCCACCACTCGAAATTCTCGATCGGCGTGGCGGGCTATCCCGAAAAACACGTCGACGCCCTCGACGCCGAAAGCGACCTGCGCCACCTCAAAGCCAAGGTCGACGCCGGCGCCGACTACGTCATGACGCAGATCTGCTACGACGCCGACCGCATCCTGGCCTTCATCGGCCGCTGCCGCGAAGCGGGGATCGACGTGCCGGTCATCCCGGGCGTGAAACCCCTCTCGACGCTGCGGCAGCTCACGCTGCTCCCCGAAACCTTCGCCATCGAACTGCCCGAAGCACTGTACAGCGAAGTCCGGGCGCACGCCGACCGCCCCGAAGCGATCCGCCGCATCGGCGTGGAGTGGGCCGTCGACCAGTGCCGCCGGCTGAAAGCCGCCGGCGTACCGGTGATCCATTTCTATACCATGGGCCGCGCCGAGAACGTGCGCCAAATCATCAAGGAGGTATTCTGA
- a CDS encoding CofH family radical SAM protein gives MTTDRILDKAVRREPLTRDEAYALYECTPVQELAAAADAVRRATVADPTVVTWQIDRNVNITNVCISGCKFCNFHCKPHDTQRAFVTSREEYREKIAQTLALGGDQLLLQGGLHPQLGIDFYEELFRDLKRMFPRIRLHALGAPEVAHIARISGLTTLETLRRLMAAGLDSLPGAGAEILDPDVRRAISPAKPSVASWLAVMHEAHTLGLATSATMMYGHVEQPRQRVDHLLAIRDLQARCPEGKPGFLAFIPWIFRSTGTRLEAEGTSTDFSPLEYIRIIAASRLILNNIPNIQASWLTVGRQTAQAALHSGANDMGSIMIEEHVVSSAGADNRFDAEGIQQAIREAGFTPRLRNQLYELRPWPLDDTLR, from the coding sequence ATGACGACCGACCGCATACTCGACAAGGCCGTGCGGCGCGAGCCGCTCACGCGCGACGAAGCCTATGCGCTCTACGAATGCACGCCCGTGCAGGAGCTGGCCGCAGCGGCCGACGCCGTGCGGCGTGCGACGGTCGCCGACCCGACGGTCGTGACGTGGCAGATCGACCGCAACGTCAATATCACCAACGTCTGCATCTCGGGCTGCAAGTTCTGCAATTTCCACTGCAAGCCCCACGATACGCAGCGCGCCTTCGTCACCTCGCGCGAGGAGTACCGCGAAAAGATCGCGCAAACGCTTGCGCTGGGCGGCGACCAGCTGTTGTTGCAGGGCGGGCTGCATCCGCAGCTCGGCATCGACTTCTACGAGGAGCTGTTCCGCGACCTGAAACGGATGTTCCCCCGGATCCGGCTTCATGCGCTCGGTGCGCCCGAAGTGGCCCACATCGCCCGCATCAGCGGTCTGACGACGCTCGAAACGCTGCGCCGGCTCATGGCCGCCGGACTGGATTCGCTGCCGGGCGCCGGAGCCGAAATTCTCGACCCCGACGTGCGGCGCGCGATCTCGCCCGCCAAGCCCTCGGTGGCGTCGTGGCTCGCGGTGATGCACGAAGCCCATACGCTGGGGCTGGCCACGTCGGCCACGATGATGTACGGCCACGTCGAGCAGCCGCGCCAGCGCGTCGACCACCTGCTCGCGATCCGCGATCTGCAAGCGCGCTGCCCCGAAGGGAAGCCCGGCTTTCTGGCCTTCATCCCGTGGATCTTCCGCTCGACGGGCACGCGGCTCGAAGCCGAAGGGACGTCGACCGATTTCTCGCCGCTGGAATACATCCGCATCATCGCCGCCAGCCGGCTGATCCTGAACAACATCCCCAACATACAGGCGTCGTGGCTCACCGTCGGCCGCCAGACGGCGCAGGCGGCGCTCCACAGCGGCGCCAACGACATGGGGTCGATCATGATCGAGGAGCACGTCGTCTCGTCGGCCGGCGCCGACAACCGCTTCGACGCCGAAGGCATCCAGCAGGCGATCCGCGAAGCGGGCTTCACGCCGCGCCTGCGCAACCAACTCTACGAACTGCGGCCGTGGCCGCTCGACGACACGCTCCGATGA
- the rnr gene encoding ribonuclease R — MTRTKKQTHNGDERAALILELFRQLPDNKFSLRHLASASGGASKEGRRETMQIVEQLLATGVVESCPRDKYRLSPAQRPRLEGTVEMLNTGSMFVHVEGMEQQVYIHSRNSLNALDGDRVQLVLTRKARGSNAPEGEITAIVERSRKRYVGTAEVNEHNVFVRIDSRKMPVDVYLHKRDCPNVKNGDKVVVRIAEWAPGSKSPVGELVDILGKAGENDTEMHAILAEYDLPYRFEPEVEAAAEAIDGRITRKDYAERRDFRQTVTFTVDPADAKDFDDALSVRKVRDGVWEVGVHIADVTHYVRPGSVVDTEAEARGTSVYLVDRTVPMLPERLCNELCSLRPHEESLCFSAVFTLNENLEILDEWFGRTVIYSDRRFAYEEAQQVIETGRGDYAEEILTLNRLAQAMRRERFRNGAISFDRAEAKFRLDEKGRPLGVYFKEQKEANQMIEEFMLLANRRVAEFCGKVRGRKSGRTMVYRVHDEPNVDKLQSFRQFILRFGHVFKASEGRPVAKEMNKLFQKVKGRPEENVVTTLAVRSMAKAYYTTDNIGHYGLAFPYYTHFTSPIRRYPDMMVHRLLARYLEGGKTTDKAAFEALCEHASEREVIAAEAERASIKYKMVEFMQARLGEEFAGHISGITEWGIFVEIDENHIEGLVAMRDMHDDFYDFDPAEYTVTGRSTGRRFTLGDAVRIRVKRADLQKRQLDFDMVLPDAPRTDTPQRGRRSPQVKRRR; from the coding sequence ATGACAAGAACGAAAAAACAAACCCATAACGGCGACGAACGCGCCGCGCTGATCTTGGAACTGTTCCGGCAGCTGCCCGACAACAAATTCTCGCTGCGCCACCTCGCTTCGGCATCGGGCGGCGCAAGCAAGGAGGGCCGCCGCGAGACGATGCAGATCGTCGAACAACTGCTCGCAACGGGCGTCGTCGAGAGCTGCCCGCGCGACAAATACCGCCTGAGCCCCGCCCAGCGGCCCCGACTCGAAGGCACGGTCGAGATGCTGAATACCGGCTCGATGTTCGTGCATGTCGAAGGCATGGAGCAGCAGGTCTACATCCACTCGCGCAACTCGCTGAACGCTCTCGACGGCGACCGCGTGCAACTGGTGCTCACGCGCAAGGCACGGGGTTCCAACGCCCCCGAAGGCGAGATCACCGCGATCGTCGAACGCAGCCGCAAACGCTACGTCGGCACGGCCGAAGTCAACGAACACAATGTCTTCGTGCGTATCGACTCGCGCAAGATGCCCGTCGACGTCTACCTCCACAAGCGCGACTGCCCGAACGTGAAAAACGGCGATAAGGTCGTCGTACGCATCGCCGAATGGGCGCCCGGCTCGAAAAGCCCCGTGGGCGAACTGGTCGACATTCTGGGTAAGGCGGGCGAGAACGACACCGAGATGCACGCCATTCTGGCCGAATACGACCTCCCCTACCGCTTCGAGCCGGAGGTCGAGGCGGCAGCCGAAGCCATCGACGGGCGCATCACCCGCAAAGACTACGCCGAGCGGCGCGACTTCCGGCAGACGGTGACCTTCACCGTCGATCCGGCCGACGCCAAGGACTTCGACGACGCGCTGTCGGTCCGCAAAGTCCGCGACGGCGTGTGGGAAGTGGGCGTCCATATCGCCGACGTGACGCACTACGTGCGGCCGGGTTCGGTGGTCGACACCGAAGCCGAAGCGCGCGGCACGTCGGTCTATCTGGTCGACCGCACCGTGCCGATGCTGCCCGAACGGCTCTGCAACGAACTCTGTTCGCTGCGGCCGCACGAGGAGAGCCTCTGCTTTTCGGCGGTTTTCACCCTCAACGAGAACCTCGAAATCCTCGACGAGTGGTTCGGCCGCACGGTGATCTACTCCGACCGCCGCTTCGCCTACGAGGAGGCGCAGCAGGTGATCGAGACCGGCCGGGGCGACTACGCCGAAGAGATCCTTACGCTCAACCGGCTGGCGCAGGCCATGCGCCGCGAGCGGTTCCGCAACGGCGCGATCAGCTTCGACCGCGCCGAGGCCAAATTCCGGCTCGACGAGAAGGGCCGGCCGCTGGGCGTCTATTTCAAGGAACAGAAGGAGGCCAACCAGATGATCGAGGAGTTCATGCTGCTGGCCAACCGCCGCGTTGCCGAGTTCTGCGGCAAGGTCAGAGGGCGCAAGTCGGGCCGCACGATGGTCTACCGCGTCCACGACGAACCGAACGTCGACAAGTTGCAGAGCTTCCGGCAGTTCATCCTGCGCTTCGGGCACGTCTTCAAAGCCTCCGAGGGACGTCCCGTCGCCAAGGAGATGAACAAGCTCTTCCAGAAGGTCAAGGGCCGCCCCGAAGAGAACGTCGTCACGACGCTGGCCGTACGTTCGATGGCCAAAGCCTACTACACCACCGACAACATCGGCCACTACGGACTGGCCTTCCCCTACTACACCCACTTCACTTCGCCGATCCGCCGCTATCCCGACATGATGGTGCACCGCCTGCTGGCACGCTACCTCGAAGGCGGCAAGACGACCGACAAGGCGGCATTCGAAGCACTGTGCGAGCACGCCTCGGAACGCGAAGTGATCGCCGCCGAGGCCGAACGCGCCTCGATCAAATACAAGATGGTGGAGTTCATGCAGGCACGCCTGGGCGAGGAGTTCGCCGGCCACATATCGGGCATCACCGAGTGGGGCATCTTCGTCGAGATCGACGAGAACCACATCGAAGGGCTGGTGGCCATGCGCGACATGCACGACGATTTCTACGACTTCGATCCGGCCGAATACACCGTGACGGGCCGCTCGACGGGCCGGCGCTTCACGCTGGGCGATGCCGTGCGCATCCGCGTCAAGCGCGCCGATCTGCAAAAACGCCAGCTCGACTTCGACATGGTGCTACCCGACGCACCCCGCACCGACACCCCGCAGCGAGGCCGCCGGAGCCCGCAGGTAAAACGCCGCCGCTGA
- a CDS encoding YqaA family protein: protein MEGFLDTATQLCIDWGYWGLFLSAFVAGSIVPFSSEAVMVVLVRLGLDPALCLLAAATGNTAGGMTCYWIGHLGKREWFGRYLGIGEKQLDRAGRFLAGKGAWSAFFAFLPYVGEAIAILLGLMRSNVWITTLAMFAGKALRYVAVLYAVQGAISLL from the coding sequence ATGGAAGGATTTCTGGACACGGCCACGCAGCTCTGCATCGACTGGGGCTATTGGGGACTTTTCCTCTCGGCCTTCGTGGCGGGGAGCATCGTCCCGTTCAGTTCGGAAGCGGTGATGGTCGTACTCGTCCGCTTGGGACTCGACCCCGCACTCTGCCTGCTGGCAGCCGCCACGGGCAACACCGCAGGCGGCATGACCTGCTACTGGATCGGTCATCTGGGCAAACGCGAATGGTTCGGCCGCTACCTCGGCATCGGCGAAAAACAACTCGACCGTGCCGGACGCTTCCTCGCAGGAAAGGGGGCATGGAGCGCCTTTTTCGCCTTCCTGCCCTACGTCGGCGAAGCGATCGCCATCCTGCTGGGACTCATGCGCAGCAACGTGTGGATCACCACGCTGGCCATGTTCGCGGGCAAGGCGCTGCGCTACGTGGCTGTCCTCTACGCCGTGCAAGGCGCAATATCGCTGTTGTAG
- the metH gene encoding methionine synthase, whose translation MRKPIEEILDERILLLDGGFGTMVQGYGLDEAAYRGERFRDWERQLRGCNDLLALTCPDVVREIHEKYLAAGADIIETDSFNANAVSLADYGLEGCAYEIARAAAGVARAAADAFTARNPLKPRFVAGSIGPTNRTLSMSADVNDPAARDITFAEMCAAYREQVRGLLDGGADLLLIETVFDTLNAKAALAAVDDECRTRGIRTPVMISGTLSDASGRTLSGQTVEAFYASVAHARPLSVGLNCAYGAKQLLPYLERLAAVAETRISTHPNAGLPNIMGGYDETPAMFAADCAEYMRRGLVDIIGGCCGTTPEHIFELAKIAGDYAPRRLPAPRHITVLSGLEPLRIVPEANFVNIGERTNVAGSAKFARFIREGDYDEALTVARAQVDAGAQLVDVCMDDGLIDGPQAMRHFLNLMASEPEIARVPVMIDSSKWEVLEAGLQVVQGKSVVNSISLKEGEGTFLERAAAIRRYGAAAVVMLFDERGQADTYARKIEVAERAYRLLTEAGFPPEEIVFDPNVLAVATGIEAHDRYALDFIEATRWIKEHLPHAKVSGGVSNLSFAFRGNNAVREAMHSVFLYHAIAAGMDMGIVNPQLLQVYSDIEPALLERVEDVVLCRRADAAERLIDYAQHLRTDTAAEGAAHEEAWRTRPLPERIEYALLRGVTDHIETDTLEAYRELGDPMQVIDRLLMRAMARVGELFGQGKMFLPQVVKSARVMKRAVGVLTPYIEQNAAGRKSAGKVIVATVKGDVHDIGKNIVAVVMACNGYEIRDLGVMVEAQRIVDEAAAWGADAICLSGLITPSLDEMIHVVEEAERRSLHIPFIIGGATTSDLHTAVKIAPCTAAPVIHSRDASENNRILAALLGPDRETYVAEVQARQQRLRDDYLRRERLRDLIPVADARRNRRPRPVSQIAPAAHTGRLVFPDFDIADVEPFIDWNFFFPAWGLKGRCPDLFDHPERGDEARKLFDDAQALLHRIADERLLTLQGVVGIYPAVSRGDDILLTDAKGRRHTLPMLRNQTRGAENLCLSDFIADRRDGATDYIGAFALTAGIGLQELCDKFRSEGDDYSAIMAKLLADRLTEAFAEVVHSFVRRQMWGYETAEAPTPQQVIAGEYRGRRMAFGYPASPDHSLKREIFDLLAVEQTTRMRLTENWMISPGEALCGLFFSDARYFSVGQIDAEQLRDYAERRGLAVETVEKIIPNNV comes from the coding sequence ATGAGAAAACCGATCGAAGAGATACTCGACGAACGCATCCTGCTGCTCGACGGCGGCTTCGGCACGATGGTGCAAGGCTACGGGCTGGACGAAGCGGCCTACCGCGGCGAACGGTTCCGCGACTGGGAACGGCAGCTGCGCGGCTGCAACGACCTGCTGGCGCTGACCTGCCCCGACGTGGTGCGCGAAATCCACGAAAAATACCTCGCCGCAGGCGCCGACATCATCGAAACCGATTCGTTCAATGCCAACGCCGTCTCGCTGGCCGACTACGGTCTGGAGGGCTGCGCCTACGAAATCGCCCGCGCAGCAGCCGGCGTGGCCCGCGCAGCAGCCGACGCCTTCACCGCACGCAACCCGCTCAAACCGCGCTTCGTCGCCGGCTCGATCGGCCCCACCAACCGCACGCTCTCGATGTCGGCGGACGTCAACGATCCCGCCGCGCGCGACATCACGTTCGCCGAGATGTGCGCCGCCTACCGCGAGCAGGTGCGGGGATTGCTGGACGGGGGCGCCGACCTGCTGCTTATCGAAACGGTCTTCGACACGCTCAACGCCAAGGCTGCGCTGGCCGCCGTCGACGACGAGTGCCGCACACGCGGCATCCGCACGCCGGTGATGATCTCCGGCACGCTCTCCGACGCATCGGGACGCACCCTTTCGGGACAGACCGTCGAGGCCTTCTACGCTTCGGTAGCCCATGCACGGCCGCTTTCGGTCGGGCTCAACTGCGCCTACGGCGCCAAGCAGCTGCTCCCCTATCTGGAACGGCTGGCCGCCGTGGCCGAGACGCGCATCTCGACGCACCCCAACGCCGGCCTTCCGAACATCATGGGCGGCTACGACGAGACGCCGGCGATGTTCGCCGCCGACTGCGCCGAGTACATGCGGCGCGGGCTGGTCGACATCATCGGCGGCTGTTGCGGCACCACCCCCGAACATATCTTCGAACTTGCGAAGATCGCGGGCGACTACGCGCCGCGGCGTCTCCCCGCACCGCGCCATATCACGGTCCTGAGCGGTCTCGAACCGCTGCGCATCGTCCCCGAGGCCAACTTCGTCAACATCGGCGAGCGCACCAACGTGGCCGGCTCGGCGAAGTTCGCCCGTTTCATCCGCGAAGGCGACTACGACGAAGCGCTCACCGTGGCCCGCGCACAGGTCGACGCCGGAGCGCAGCTCGTCGACGTCTGCATGGACGACGGCCTGATCGACGGGCCGCAGGCCATGCGCCACTTTCTGAACCTCATGGCCTCGGAGCCCGAAATCGCCCGTGTGCCGGTGATGATCGACTCGTCGAAATGGGAGGTGCTCGAAGCCGGTCTGCAAGTCGTGCAGGGCAAGAGCGTCGTCAACTCGATCTCGCTCAAAGAGGGCGAAGGCACCTTTTTGGAACGTGCCGCCGCCATCCGCCGCTACGGCGCGGCGGCCGTGGTGATGCTCTTCGACGAACGGGGACAGGCCGACACCTACGCCCGCAAGATCGAGGTGGCCGAACGCGCCTACCGGCTGCTGACCGAAGCGGGATTCCCGCCCGAAGAGATCGTTTTCGACCCCAACGTACTGGCCGTCGCCACAGGCATCGAGGCGCACGACCGCTATGCGCTCGACTTCATCGAAGCTACGCGCTGGATCAAGGAACACCTGCCCCACGCCAAGGTGTCGGGCGGCGTTTCGAACCTCTCGTTCGCCTTCCGCGGCAACAACGCCGTGCGCGAGGCGATGCACTCGGTCTTCCTCTACCACGCCATCGCAGCGGGAATGGACATGGGCATCGTCAATCCCCAGCTGTTGCAGGTTTACAGCGACATCGAACCCGCACTGCTCGAACGCGTCGAGGACGTCGTCCTCTGCCGTCGTGCCGACGCTGCCGAGCGGCTCATCGACTACGCACAGCACCTCCGCACCGACACCGCGGCCGAAGGAGCCGCACACGAGGAGGCGTGGCGCACCCGGCCGCTGCCGGAACGCATCGAATACGCTCTGCTCAGAGGAGTGACCGACCACATCGAGACCGACACGCTCGAAGCCTACCGCGAACTGGGCGACCCGATGCAGGTGATCGACCGGCTGCTGATGCGTGCGATGGCGCGCGTAGGCGAACTCTTCGGCCAGGGCAAGATGTTCCTGCCGCAGGTCGTCAAGTCGGCGCGCGTGATGAAACGCGCCGTCGGGGTGCTCACCCCCTATATCGAACAGAACGCCGCCGGCCGAAAGTCGGCGGGCAAGGTGATCGTGGCCACGGTCAAGGGCGACGTCCACGACATCGGCAAAAACATCGTCGCGGTGGTCATGGCCTGCAACGGCTACGAGATCCGCGACCTGGGCGTCATGGTCGAGGCGCAGCGCATCGTCGACGAAGCGGCCGCATGGGGCGCCGACGCGATCTGCCTGAGCGGCCTGATCACCCCGTCGCTCGACGAAATGATCCACGTGGTCGAGGAGGCCGAACGCCGCTCGCTGCACATCCCCTTCATCATCGGCGGAGCCACCACCTCCGACCTCCACACGGCCGTGAAGATCGCCCCCTGCACGGCGGCACCGGTCATCCACTCGCGCGACGCGAGCGAGAACAACCGCATCCTCGCGGCCCTGCTGGGTCCCGATCGCGAAACCTATGTCGCCGAGGTGCAGGCCCGCCAGCAACGGCTGCGCGACGACTACCTGCGCCGCGAACGGCTGCGTGATCTGATCCCCGTCGCCGATGCCCGCCGCAACCGCCGCCCGCGTCCCGTATCGCAGATCGCGCCCGCAGCCCACACGGGACGGCTCGTCTTCCCCGACTTCGACATCGCCGACGTCGAACCCTTCATCGACTGGAACTTCTTCTTCCCCGCATGGGGGCTCAAAGGACGCTGCCCCGACCTCTTCGACCACCCCGAACGGGGCGACGAAGCCCGCAAACTCTTCGACGACGCACAGGCGTTGCTGCACCGCATCGCCGACGAACGGCTCCTCACGCTGCAAGGCGTCGTGGGAATCTACCCCGCCGTCAGCCGCGGGGACGACATCCTCCTCACCGATGCGAAGGGACGCCGCCATACGCTGCCCATGCTTCGCAACCAGACGCGCGGCGCCGAAAACCTCTGCCTGTCCGACTTCATCGCCGACCGGCGCGACGGCGCGACCGACTACATCGGCGCCTTCGCCCTCACGGCCGGAATCGGCCTGCAAGAGCTTTGCGACAAGTTCCGCTCCGAGGGCGACGACTACTCGGCCATCATGGCCAAGCTGCTCGCCGACCGCCTCACCGAAGCCTTCGCCGAAGTGGTGCACAGCTTCGTGCGGCGGCAGATGTGGGGCTACGAAACCGCAGAGGCGCCGACGCCGCAGCAGGTCATCGCGGGCGAATACCGCGGCCGGCGCATGGCCTTCGGCTACCCCGCCTCGCCCGACCACTCGCTCAAACGCGAGATCTTCGATCTGCTCGCCGTCGAACAGACGACCCGCATGCGGCTGACGGAGAACTGGATGATCTCGCCCGGCGAAGCGCTCTGCGGGTTGTTCTTCTCCGATGCCCGCTATTTCTCCGTCGGACAGATCGACGCCGAACAGCTGCGCGACTACGCCGAACGGCGCGGACTGGCAGTCGAAACCGTTGAAAAAATCATTCCGAACAACGTCTGA